From the genome of Desulfobotulus pelophilus, one region includes:
- a CDS encoding response regulator, whose product MMSERSGKGLRVLVVDDSALSRKMFCTILESDPGILHVETAADPYGAVEKIRREVPDVILLDVEMPRMDGLKFLKRIMAQHPLPVVVCSALTRGKGDAIAKEAMALGAVDIIAKPTIEDRAAMDEASRKILDAIYAAAGVRRDPMAYIDKKETSF is encoded by the coding sequence ATGATGAGTGAGCGAAGCGGAAAGGGACTTCGTGTGCTGGTGGTGGACGATTCAGCCCTTTCCCGGAAGATGTTTTGCACTATTCTTGAAAGTGATCCGGGGATTCTTCATGTGGAGACCGCAGCGGATCCCTATGGGGCCGTAGAGAAAATCCGGAGAGAAGTCCCGGATGTTATTCTGCTGGATGTGGAGATGCCCCGCATGGACGGGCTGAAATTTTTGAAAAGGATTATGGCTCAGCACCCTCTTCCTGTGGTTGTGTGTTCCGCCCTGACCCGGGGTAAAGGAGATGCCATAGCTAAAGAAGCTATGGCTCTCGGAGCTGTAGATATTATTGCCAAACCCACAATAGAAGACCGGGCGGCCATGGATGAGGCATCCAGAAAAATTCTGGATGCCATCTATGCTGCCGCCGGAGTACGGAGGGATCCCATGGCATACATTGACAAAAAGGAAACTTCCTTTTAA
- the hisC gene encoding histidinol-phosphate transaminase: MEIAVPDFIRAIAPYVPGKPIEELERELGLSRVVKLASNENPLGPSPMAVQAMQKAMVKLHRYPDGSAYYLTEALATHMQVAPECLVLGNGSDDVIAMAVRAFMRTGEKAVMPHPAFLMYDILVKTVGGISVPVPLQGMDLDLDGMVAAVEDETRMVFVTNPNNPTGRFIPLDRMVAFLDAIPSSVLVLLDEAYIEFVNDGDRYSGVSLLTTYPNLVVLRTFSKAYGLAGIRVGYGVMAKEVALWLHRVRQPFNVNLLAQAGALAALEDDGFLQETRKLVSDGIRWLSEQLEAMGLITHPSEANFFLVDVKREGKKVFEAMLAKGIIVRSMHGYGFPRCIRITAGLPEENRMLMDALREVLCEIPED, translated from the coding sequence ATGGAAATAGCTGTACCGGATTTTATCCGCGCCATTGCCCCCTATGTTCCGGGTAAACCCATTGAGGAACTGGAGCGCGAGCTTGGGCTTTCCAGGGTTGTGAAGCTGGCTTCCAATGAAAATCCTCTGGGGCCGTCACCCATGGCAGTACAGGCCATGCAGAAAGCCATGGTAAAACTGCACCGCTATCCTGACGGTTCGGCTTATTATCTGACGGAAGCCCTGGCAACCCATATGCAGGTTGCTCCGGAGTGCCTTGTGCTGGGGAATGGTTCCGATGACGTGATTGCCATGGCCGTACGGGCCTTTATGCGGACCGGGGAAAAGGCTGTCATGCCCCATCCCGCTTTTCTTATGTACGATATTCTGGTGAAGACCGTAGGAGGTATTTCCGTTCCCGTTCCCCTTCAGGGGATGGATCTCGATCTGGATGGCATGGTCGCTGCCGTGGAAGATGAGACCCGTATGGTTTTTGTCACCAATCCCAATAATCCCACGGGCCGTTTTATCCCCCTTGATCGGATGGTGGCCTTTCTGGATGCCATTCCTTCATCGGTTCTTGTGCTTCTGGATGAAGCCTATATTGAGTTTGTGAATGACGGTGACCGGTATTCCGGTGTTTCCCTGCTGACGACCTATCCCAACCTTGTTGTCCTGAGAACTTTTTCCAAGGCTTATGGCCTTGCGGGTATCCGGGTTGGATACGGAGTGATGGCCAAAGAGGTGGCACTGTGGCTGCACAGGGTTCGTCAACCATTTAATGTTAATCTGCTGGCACAGGCCGGGGCCCTTGCCGCTCTTGAAGATGACGGGTTTTTGCAGGAAACCCGAAAGCTTGTGTCCGATGGAATAAGGTGGCTTTCAGAACAATTGGAAGCCATGGGGCTGATTACCCACCCGAGTGAGGCGAACTTTTTTCTGGTAGATGTAAAAAGAGAAGGGAAAAAGGTGTTTGAAGCCATGCTGGCAAAGGGGATTATTGTGCGGTCCATGCATGGCTATGGGTTTCCACGCTGTATCCGGATTACGGCAGGTCTGCCGGAAGAGAATCGTATGCTGATGGATGCCCTCAGGGAAGTCCTTTGTGAGATTCCAGAAGACTGA